Proteins from a single region of Mytilus trossulus isolate FHL-02 chromosome 2, PNRI_Mtr1.1.1.hap1, whole genome shotgun sequence:
- the LOC134704948 gene encoding histidine protein methyltransferase 1 homolog produces the protein MAFCFNFPKDSEDNDHDTDDILLEAPVSKKKKFEQVVTEFKEITVEDCKTDYPFDLEVNTYQLTDSITVSCYDAGAIEEILKKDKDDSSSVVKATSCHSDLVPNVYEGGLTVWECGIDLATYVAEEVDFTDKMVLELGSGAGIPGICAMVCGAKVVHFQDYNEEVLKEYTIPNVTQLNMDDDVKCTCRYFSGDWSQFSDKIDNERRYDIILTAETIYNPDNYQKLHDVFTSQLDKHGTIYLAAKSNYFGVGGGTGLFEDFTNKKGQFSCKICKTIEAGVPREIMQLKWKNTNIDKLTEKT, from the exons AtggcattttgttttaactttccaAAAGACTCAGAAGATAATGATCATGATACAGACGACATACTATTGGAAG CTCCTGTAAGcaagaaaaagaaatttgagCAAGTTGTGactgaatttaaagaaataacagtTGAAGACTGCAag ACTGACTATCCCTTTGATTTAGAAGTGAACACGTATCAGCTGACAGATAGTATTACAGTGTCTTGCTATGATGCAGGAGCAATCGAGGAGATTCTGAAGAAAGATAAAGATGACTCATCATCTGTTGTCAAAGCAACCAGTTGTCATTCTGACTTAGTTCCAAATGTATATGAAG GTGGACTGACTGTGTGGGAATGTGGAATAGATCTTGCTACATATGTAGCCGAGGAAGTAGATTTCACAGATAAAATGGTTCTAGAG TTAGGATCTGGAGCAGGTATTCCAGGGATATGTGCAATGGTATGTGGTGCTAAAGTGGTACATTTCCAAGATTAT aatGAAGAAGTTTTAAAAGAATACACAATACCAAATGTTACACAGCTTAATATGGATGATGatgttaaatgtacatgtagatatttCTCTGGGGATTGGTCACaattttcagacaaaatagATAATGAGCGAAG GTATGATATCATACTAACTGCAGAAACCATCTATAATCCAGATAATTACCAGAAACTACATGATGTATTCACAAGCCAACTTGATAAACATGGAACTAT ATATTTAGCAGCAAAGTCTAATTACTTCGGTGTAGGAGGAGGTACAGGACTATTTGAAGATTTTACAAATAAGAAGGGGCAGTTTTCCTGCAAGATATGTAAAACTATAGAAGCAG GTGTTCCCAGAGAAATAATGCAACTTAAAtggaaaaatacaaacattgaCAAGCTAACAGAGAAGACCTAG
- the LOC134706633 gene encoding ankyrin repeat and SOCS box protein 13-like produces MHNPDLHADLILAIQSGDNSVVKSVLDIGCDQVALDSALCWASRYGNIEIVQSLLLNGANPNAQVWGGFTPLLWAAMFSPNVNVLSVLIEAGSKVNCFSNKRRQTPLHAAAIRGDNSMTSMLLESGANVDAQDYMYKTPLLHAVLKNIPSCVKILLHHNCNVNMSGWFNGTSVSPLIQSLIQNQLETTKMLILAGAKFNKEAIYQTYTINQYYHTAESFHFDVRPVFLQQQCRICIRSLLKPKFLEKLNQMPLPTLIKEFLSLDELKYI; encoded by the coding sequence ATGCATAATCCAGACCTCCACGCTGACTTAATATTGGCAATTCAAAGTGGAGATAACTCTGTTGTGAAATCTGTATTGGATATTGGATGTGATCAAGTAGCTCTTGATTCTGCTTTGTGCTGGGCAAGCCGTTATGGGAACATTGAAATTGTTCAGAGTTTATTACTGAATGGCGCTAACCCAAACGCACAAGTCTGGGGAGGATTCACCCCACTTTTATGGGCGGCTATGTTTTCACCCAATGTTAATGTGTTATCTGTGTTGATAGAAGCAGGCAGCAAggttaattgtttttcaaataaacgTCGACAAACACCACTGCATGCTGCTGCTatcaggggagataactccatgACCTCAATGCTTTTGGAATCTGGTGCCAATGTGGATGCTCAAGATTACATGTACAAGACACCTCTTCTTCACGCTGTGTTGAAAAACATTCCATCTTGTGTAAAAATACTTCTGCACCATAACTGTAATGTTAACATGAGTGGATGGTTTAACGGAACAAGTGTGTCACCACTAATACAGTCATTAATTCAGAACCAGTTGGAAACCACCAAAATGCTTATTCTAGCTGGTGCAAAGTTCAACAAAGAAGCTATATACCAAACATACACTATCAATCAGTATTACCATACAGCTGAAAGCTTTCACTTTGATGTAAGACCAGTTTTTCTTCAGCAACAATGTAGAATCTGTATTCGTAGTTTATTGAAACCtaaatttcttgaaaaattgaatcaaatgCCTTTGCcaacattaataaaagaattTCTGAGCCTAgatgaattgaaatatatttga